Proteins encoded in a region of the Coregonus clupeaformis isolate EN_2021a chromosome 9, ASM2061545v1, whole genome shotgun sequence genome:
- the LOC121573767 gene encoding ubiquitin carboxyl-terminal hydrolase 32 isoform X2: MGAKESRIGFLSYEEAINRVTDVELQRLKDAFRRTSGLSCYMSQQCFLREVLGDVVPPRVAEVIYSSFGGTSKGLHFNNLIVGLVLLTRGRDEEKAKYIFSLFASDSGNHATREDMESMLQTVDGEIPLSLRKCFSEGEKVNYEKFKSWLLSNKDAFTFSRWLLSSGVCVTLTDDSDTPTFYQTLAGVTHLEESDIIDLEKRYWLLKAQSRTGRFDLETFVPLISPPIHTSLSEGLFHAFDENRDNHIDFKEISCGLSACCRGPLAERQKFCFKVFDVDHDGLLSREEITEMVGALLEVWKDNRTDLLPEAHSNVHTIVEDILKEHDTTKQGHLTLEDYQIWSVKSAFANEFLNLLFQVCHIVLGLRPASPEEEGQIIRGWLERASRHGLQPGDYWFLIAVPWWQQWRDYVQYDNKHIVVEQPLVFGTVRSGVGTGTQARAEQGPEGESMASSHSSPEEKFADNISSASEASETTTGSLLPLGSTATDICFARLHDTPDTDNQCFLGADGNMVVLRPGAIDNQPLVTSEPLKAPTLTMEGGLLRCSPSLILGRDFEVVPEPVWRALYHWYGANLSLPRPVIRNTKTDCAELELFPRHLLFLRQQQPPARTPQNNVWVNMGNVPSPSAPLKRVLVYTGCFSRVGTIKDIHEYLSQRLRIKEEEMRLWLYNDENYLTLLDDEDHSLEGLKIPNGQYVVIEVRNKDMSWPEEMSFIANSNRMNRHNVPTEKGATGLSNLGNTCFMNSSIQCVSNTKPLTDYFTSGNYLYELNRTNPIGMRGHMAKCYGDLVQELWSGTQKNLAPLKLRWTIAKYAPRFNGFQQQDSQELLAFLLDGLHEDLNRVHEKPYVELKDSDGRPDWEVASEAWENHLRRNRSIVVDLFHGQLRSQVKCKTCGHVSARFDPFNFLSLPLPMDNSMHLEIIVIKLDGSCPVRYGLRLNADEKYTGLKRLLSELCCLNPEQILLAEVHASNIKNFPLDNQKVCRAVSGFLCAFEIPVPGAPTSVVSTPTQTDEAQALAYGNATMVTDSNSLNLGLIPKGMPSTVVPCGTEGSLANGLPNGHVVPPPDSPFTGYIIAIHRKMMRAELYFLSSQKNRPSLFGMPLIVPCTVHTRTRDLYDAVWTQVSRLASPLPPQEASNHAQDCDDSMGYQYPFTLRVVQKDGNSCAWCPWYRFCRGCTVECNDDRAAVGNAFMTVDWDPTALHLRYQTSQERIVEEHPSVEQSRKAQAEPISLDSCLQAFTSEEELGEDELYYCSKCKTHRLATKKLDLWRLPPILIVHLKRFQFMNGRWIKSQKIVRFPRETFDPSAFLTPRDADQSQESWRDELGEELHDTEGGVPKSGGGDTVCNSALTLNNGKDSLCSGRMASTPPSRDVSPNCSPQSEGRRQGRGRVFPLGSRFQLSLSKESLDSGRESPMELEASRTGMGSRGEGLSDSTSGEDTARECDNTMSELESNGYTEDSMDLEASHGQRDKIYLDPMYNLYAISCHSGILGGGHYVTYAKNPNEKWYCYNDSSCKELRSEEIDADSAYILFYEQQGVDYSLFMPKTDGKKMADTTSMDEDFESDYKKYCVLQ, translated from the exons GGTGAGAAGGTAAACTATGAGAAATTTAAGAGCTGGCTCCTGAGCAACAAGGATGCCTTCACCTTCTCCCGCTGGCTCCTGTCCAGTGGGGTGTGTGTCACCCTGACAGACGATAGTGACACACCCACCTTCTACCAGACCTTGGCTGGAGTAACACACT TAGAGGAATCAGATATCATTGACCTGGAGAAGAGATACTGGCTGCTGAAAGCTCAGTCTCGGACCGGACGATTTGACCTGGAAACCTTTGTCCCTTTAATTTCTCCCCCTATTCATACATCCCTAAGTGAAG GTTTGTTTCATGCCTTTGATGAAAACAGGGACAATCACATAGATTTTAAGGAAATCTCGTGTGGACTATCTGCTTGCTGCAGAGGGCCTTTGGCAGAGAGACAGAAGT TCTGTTTCAAAGTGTTTGATGTTGACCATGATGGGCTTCTGTCTCGAGAGGAAATCACAGAAATGGTTGGGGCATTACTGGAGGTGTGGAAAGACAATCGCACAGATCTTCTACCT GAAGCGCACAGTAATGTCCATACCATTGTGGAAGACATCCTGAAGGAGCATGACACCACTAAG CAAGGGCATTTGACCCTGGAGGACTACCAAATATGGAGTGTGAAGAGTGCATTTGCCAATGAGTTCCTCAACCTGCTGTTTCAG GTGTGCCATATTGTCCTGGGGCTGCGGCCTGCTTCCCCTGAAGAGGAGGGACAGATAATcag GGGCTGGTTGGAGAGGGCGAGCAGACACGGCCTCCAGCCAGGAGACTACTGGTTCCTCATAGCAGTGCCGTGGTGGCAGCAGTGGAGGGACTACGTCCAATAT GACAACAAGCATATCGTGGTGGAGCAGCCATTAGTGTTTGGCACGGTGAGGAGTGGTGTAGGGACCGGAACCCAGGCCAGGGCGGAGCAAGGCCCAGAGGGGGAGAGCATGGCCAGCTCCCACAGCTCCCCAGAGGAGAAGTTCGCTGACAACATCTCCAGTGCATCAGAGGCCTCCGAGACCACCACCGGCA GCCTTCTTCCCCTGGGCTCGACTGCTACGGATATCTGCTTTGCCCGTCTGCATGACACCCCAGACACAGACAACCAGTGCTTCCTGGGGGCTGATGGGAACATGGTGGTTCTAAGGCCTGGGGCCATCGATAACCAGCCTCTGGTCACATCAGAGCCCTTAAAG GCTCCCACATTGACCATGGAGGGGGGCCTACTGAGGTGCTCCCCGTCTCTGATTCTAGGCCGGGACTTTGAGGTTGTGCCAGAGCCTGTGTGGAGGGCACTCTACCACTGGTACGGAGCCAACCTGAGTCTCCCCAGGCCG GTGATCAGAAACACCAAGACAGACTGTGCTGAGCTGGAGCTGTTCCCCCGACACCTGCTCTTCCTGAGGCAGCAGCAGCCCCCCGCCCGCACCCCCCAGAACAACGTCTGGGTCAATATGG GTAACGTCCCCTCTCCTAGTGCCCCCCTAAAGCGTGTGTTGGTCTACACGGGCTGTTTCAGTAGGGTGGGCACCATCAAGGACATCCATGAATACCTGTCCCAGAGACTCCGCATCAAGGAGGAAGAGATGCGCCTGTGGCTCTACAACGATGAG AATTATCTGACCCTCCTTGATGATGAAGACCATTCCCTGGAGGGGTTGAAGATCCCAAATGGACAGTATGTGGTCATAGAAG TTCGGAACAAGGACATGAGCTGGCCTGAGGAGATGTCCTTCAtcgctaacagcaacaggatgaATAGACACAATG TCCCTACTGAGAAAGGTGCTACTGGATTGAGCAACCTTGGCAACACGTGCTTCATGAACTCCAGTATCCAGTGTGTGAGCAACACCAAGCCTCTCACAGACTACTTCACCTCAGGAAACTACCTCTACGAGCTCAACAG GACCAATCCAATTGGGATGCGTGGTCACATGGCCAAGTGCTATGGCGATCTGGTTCAGGAGTTGTGGAGTGGAACACAGAAGAACTTGGCCCCTCTGAAACTCAGA TGGACGATAGCGAAATACGCCCCCCGGTTCAATGGCTTCCAGCAGCAGGACTCCCAGGAGCTGCTGGCCTTCCTACTGGACGGCCTTCACGAGGACCTGAACCGTGTTCACGAGAAGCCCTACGTGGAGCTGAAGGACAGCGACGGACGACCAGACTGGGAGGTGGCTTCTGAG GCGTGGGAGAATCACCTGAGGAGGAACCGCTCCATCGTGGTGGACCTGTTCCATGGCCAGCTCAGGTCACAGGTCAAGTGCAAGACCTGTGGCCACGTCAGTGCACGCTTTGATCCCTTcaacttcctctctctccctctgcccatGGATAACTCCATGCACTTAGAGATCATAG TCATTAAGCTGGATGGGTCATGCCCAGTGCGGTATGGGCTCCGGCTCAATGCGGATGAGAAGTACACAGGCCTGAAGAGACTCCTGAGTGAGCTCTGCTGCCTGAATCCTGAGCAGATCCTCCTGGCTGAAGTCCATGCCTCCAACATCAAG AATTTTCCACTGGACAACCAGAAAGTTTGTCGGGCAGTGAGCGGCTTCCTGTGTGCGTTTGAGATCCCGGTGCCAGGCGCACCCACGTCTGTGGTGTCCACCCCCACACAAACAGATG AAGCTCAAGCACTAGCCTATGGGAACGCTACCATGGTAACTGACAGTAACTCTCTGAACCTGGGACTGATCCCcaagggcatgcccagcaccgtCGTGCCCTGTGGCACAGAAGGCAGCCTTGCTAACGGTCTCCCCAACGGCCACGTGGTGCCCCCTCCGGACAGCCCCTTCACTGGGTACATCATCGCCATCCACAGGAAGATG ATGCGGGCAGAGTTATACTTCCTGTCCAGTCAGAAGAATCGCCCCAGCCTGTTTGGGATGCCGTTGATCGTGCCATGTACAGTCCACACCAGGACCAGGGACCTGTATGATGCTGTGTGGACCCAGGTGTCCCGCCTGGCCAGTCCTTTGCCCCCTCAGGAGGCCAGCAACCATGCCCAGGACTG TGATGACAGCATGGGCTACCAGTATCCCTTCACCCTGCGTGTGGTGCAGAAAGATGGCAACTCCTGCGCTTGGTGTCCATGGTACAG GTTCTGCAGAGGCTGCACAGTGGAGTGTAACGATGACAGGGCTGCTGTGGGAAATGCCTTCATGACTGTGGACTGGGACCCCACTGCTCTGCACCTCCGCTACCAGACCTCTCAGGAGAGG ATCGTGGAGGAGCACCCCAGTGTGGAACAGAGTCGCAAGGCCCAGGCAGAGCCCATCAGTCTTGACAGCTGTCTGCAGGCCTTTACCAGTGAGGAAGAGCTGGGAGAGGATGAGCTCTACTACTGCTCCAAGTGCAAGACCCACCGCCTGGCCACCAAGAAACTGGACCTGTGGAGGCTGCCGCCCATCCTG ATAGTTCATTTAAAACGGTTCCAGTTTATGAATGGGCGGTGGATCAAATCCCAGAAGATTGTTAGGTTTCCCAGGGAGACGTTTGACCCCAGTGCTTTCCTGACCCCGAGAGATGCAGACCAAAGCCAAGAGAGCTGGAGGGACGAGCTGGGGGAGGAGCTACACGACACCGAGGGAGGAGTGCCAAAGTCTGGGGGTGGAGACACTGTCTGTAACTCTGCCCTGACTCTCAACAATGGGAAAG ACTCTCTGTGCTCAGGGAGGATGGCCAGCACCCCCCCCAGCAGAGACGTCAGCCCCAACTGCAGCCCTCAGAGTGAGGGCAGGAGGCAGGGCCGTGGGCGGGTGTTTCCCCTGGGAAGCAGGTTCCAGCTGTCCCTCAGTAAGGAGAGCCTGGACAGTGGCAGGGAGAGCCCCATGGAGCTGGAGGCCAGCAGGACTGGGATGGGGAGCAGGGGAGAAGGCCTCAGTGACTCCACCTCTGGTGAGGACACGGCCAGGGAATGTGACAACACAATGTCTGAGCTAGAGAGCAATGGCTACACCGAGGACAGCATGGATCTGGAGGCCTCTCATGGCCAAAGAGACAAAATCTACCTGGATCCCATGTACAACTTGTATGCAATTTCA TGCCATTCAGGGATCCTAGGAGGAGGCCACTATGTGACATATGCCAAAAACCCAAATGAAAAGTGGTACTGTTACAACGACAGTAGCTGTAAG GAGTTGCGGTCAGAGGAGATTGATGCAGACTCTGCCTATATCCTGTTCTACGAGCAGCAGGGAGTGGATTATTCTCTGTTCATGCCCAAAACTGACGGCAAAAAGATGGCCGACACAACTAGCATGGACGAGGACTTTGAGTCTGACTATAAGAAGTACTGTGTTCTTCAGTAA